Proteins from one Mycteria americana isolate JAX WOST 10 ecotype Jacksonville Zoo and Gardens chromosome 1, USCA_MyAme_1.0, whole genome shotgun sequence genomic window:
- the KCNJ8 gene encoding ATP-sensitive inward rectifier potassium channel 8, giving the protein MLARKSIIPEEYVLARIAAENLRKPRIRDRPRKARFIAKNGACNLAHKNIREQGRFLQDIFTTLVDLKWRHTLVIFTMSFLCSWLLFAMMWWLVAFAHGDMDPSTESTTNSTKWTPCVTCVRSFTSAFLFSIEVQVTIGFGGRMMTEECPLAITVLILQNIVGLIINAVMLGCIFMKTAQAHRRAETLIFSRQAVIAVRNGKLCFMFRVGDLRKSMIISASVRIQVVRKTTTPEGEVIPIHQVDIPVDNPIESNNIFLVAPLIICHVIDKRSPLYDISAADLALQDLELIVILEGVVETTGITTQARTSYIAEEILWGHRFVPIVTEEEGVYAVDYSKFGNTIKVAAPRCSARELDEKPSILIQTLQKSELSHQNSLRKRNSMRRNNSIRRSNSVRRTNPSLIVPKVQFITPEGSQSASET; this is encoded by the exons ATGTTGGCTCGGAAGAGTATCATCCCTGAAGAGTATGTGTTGGCACGGATCGCTGCCGAGAACCTGCGCAAGCCGCGCATCCGAGACCGGCCACGCAAAGCCCGCTTCATTGCCAAGAACGGGGCATGCAACCTGGCACACAAGAACATCCGTGAGCAGGGGCGATTCCTGCAAGACATTTTCACCACCTTGGTGGACCTGAAGTGGCGTCACACGCTGGTCATCTTCACTATGTCCTTCCTGTGCAGCTGGCTGCTCTTTGCCATGATGTGGTGGCTGGTGGCTTTTGCCCATGGCGACATGGACCCAAGCACAGAAAGCACTACGAACAGCACGAAGTGGACACCGTGCGTGACGTGTGTCAG GTCTTTCACCTCCGCTTTCCTCTTCTCCATTGAAGTTCAGGTGACCATTGGTTTTGGGGGCAGGATGATGACAGAGGAATGTCCCTTGGCCATCACAGTCTTGATCCTGCAGAACATTGTGGGTCTGATCATCAACGCTGTCATGCTAGGCTGCATATTCATGAAAACTGCACAAGCTCACAGGCGGGCTGAGACCTTGATTTTTAGCCGGCAGGCAGTCATTGCAGTTCGAAATGGCAAACTTTGCTTCATGTTTCGAGTGGGAGACCTGAGGAAGAGCATGATCATTAGTGCCTCGGTGAGAATCCAGGTTGTGAGGAAGACTACGACCCCTGAAGGAGAAGTCATACCCATTCACCAAGTAGATATCCCCGTGGATAACCCCATTGAAAGCAACAATATTTTCCTTGTGGCTCCCTTAATCATTTGTCATGTCATAGACAAGCGGAGTCCCCTTTATGATATCTCCGCTGCTGACCTGGCGCTCCAGGACCTGGAGCTCATCGTGATACTTGAAGGAGTTGTAGAAACGACTGGCATCACGACGCAGGCAAGAACCTCCTACATCGCAGAGGAGATCCTGTGGGGTCACCGCTTTGTGCCCATCGTCACTGAAGAGGAAGGCGTGTACGCAGTTGACTACTCCAAGTTTGGCAACACCATCAAAGTGGCGGCACCACGTTGCAGCGCTCGAGAGCTTGACGAGAAGCCCTCCATTCTCATCCAGACCCTGCAGAAGAGCGAGCTGTCCCACCAAAACTCCCTGCGGAAACGCAACTCCATGAGGAGAAACAACTCCATTCGGAGGAGCAACTCCGTGCGGAGAACGAATCCCTCCCTCATCGTGCCCAAAGTGCAGTTTATCACACCCGAGGGGAGCCAGAGTGCCTCAGAAACGTGA